One window from the genome of Planktothrix serta PCC 8927 encodes:
- a CDS encoding DUF389 domain-containing protein: MKTKLKLKKVSGDALIQMRQDLMAESRASFNYIILVITACLIATFGLLSNSTAVIIGAMLVAPIMLPLRGLAFGILENDQELSRCGVISIVVGTIVALVLSITLGKMVGIEDFGSEVLARTEPNLIDLGIAVVAGGLSGFTKVEKGISDAVAGTAIAVALMPPLCVIGLTLSQGFYDLSYGATLLYLTNLIGIALACMIVFVLAGYSQLKREFAITLIVAFVLAIPLGISFLQFVTQLRLQTDLRNIFQDKTLTGQRVDLQDTYINWKQNPPKAFLKVRATEPVTPRQVRLVQDFINQKMRQNFTLVFLVEEVEQVEAEK; the protein is encoded by the coding sequence ATGAAAACTAAACTAAAGTTGAAAAAAGTATCCGGGGATGCCTTAATCCAAATGCGGCAGGATTTAATGGCGGAGTCCAGAGCCAGTTTTAACTACATCATTTTGGTGATAACGGCTTGTTTAATTGCGACATTTGGATTACTCAGTAATAGTACAGCCGTGATTATTGGAGCTATGTTAGTCGCTCCGATTATGTTACCGTTGCGAGGTTTAGCCTTTGGGATTTTAGAAAATGATCAAGAATTATCTCGGTGTGGTGTTATCTCGATTGTTGTGGGAACAATAGTGGCGCTGGTCTTATCAATTACTTTAGGAAAAATGGTTGGAATTGAAGATTTTGGTTCAGAAGTTTTAGCGAGAACTGAACCCAATTTAATAGATTTAGGAATCGCTGTTGTAGCTGGAGGATTAAGCGGTTTTACTAAAGTTGAAAAGGGAATTAGTGACGCCGTAGCTGGAACGGCAATTGCAGTGGCGTTAATGCCTCCTTTATGTGTCATTGGGTTAACGTTATCTCAAGGTTTTTATGATTTAAGTTATGGCGCAACATTGCTTTATTTAACCAATTTAATTGGCATCGCCTTAGCTTGTATGATTGTTTTTGTTTTGGCAGGTTATTCCCAACTCAAAAGAGAATTTGCCATTACACTGATTGTGGCTTTTGTTTTAGCTATTCCTTTAGGGATTAGTTTTTTACAGTTCGTAACTCAACTGCGGTTACAAACGGATTTAAGAAATATTTTTCAAGATAAAACCTTAACGGGACAACGAGTAGATTTACAAGATACTTATATTAATTGGAAACAAAATCCTCCCAAAGCTTTTTTAAAAGTTCGTGCTACTGAACCCGTGACCCCCAGACAAGTGCGTTTAGTTCAAGATTTTATTAATCAAAAAATGAGACAGAATTTTACGTTAGTTTTCTTAGTTGAAGAAGTTGAACAAGTAGAAGCAGAAAAGTAA
- a CDS encoding SLOG cluster 4 domain-containing protein, with translation MKKIIIGIMGPGEGATSLDVDYGYQLGQFIAQSGWVLLTGGRNSGVMEAANQGAKAAKGLTLGILPNADNQGMSEAVDIAIFTNLGQARNVINILSSDVVIACGIGAGTASEIALAIKQNKPVILLNQNLESQSFFKSLAPELVFIVDSPESAIQTVKNCLAKLID, from the coding sequence ATGAAAAAAATCATCATTGGCATTATGGGGCCAGGAGAAGGAGCAACTTCCCTGGATGTTGATTATGGGTATCAATTAGGCCAATTCATTGCTCAATCAGGATGGGTCTTATTAACAGGAGGTCGAAATAGTGGCGTGATGGAAGCGGCTAATCAAGGAGCAAAAGCAGCTAAGGGTTTAACTTTAGGAATTTTACCCAATGCTGATAATCAAGGAATGTCTGAAGCCGTTGATATTGCAATTTTTACGAATTTAGGTCAAGCTAGAAATGTGATTAATATATTATCTTCCGATGTTGTGATTGCTTGTGGAATCGGAGCCGGAACCGCTTCAGAAATTGCCTTAGCGATTAAACAAAATAAGCCCGTTATTTTATTAAATCAAAACTTAGAAAGCCAAAGTTTTTTTAAATCTCTAGCTCCAGAACTGGTTTTTATTGTAGATTCTCCTGAAAGTGCTATTCAAACTGTTAAAAATTGTTTAGCTAAATTAATTGACTAA
- a CDS encoding cupin domain-containing protein, translating into MKITDLNQIPEQEVSHNPAIKKKVMLSLGDLPHLTNFSQACFAPGQVAGGHSHADMCEVFFVESGLGNIAINGVDYELKPGVCIAVEPGEVHEVTNTGNTNLILTYFGLRTP; encoded by the coding sequence ATGAAAATAACAGATTTAAACCAAATTCCAGAACAGGAAGTTTCCCATAATCCAGCGATTAAAAAAAAGGTGATGTTGAGTTTAGGAGATTTACCCCATTTAACAAATTTTTCTCAAGCCTGTTTTGCCCCCGGACAAGTGGCGGGTGGTCATTCCCATGCTGATATGTGTGAAGTATTTTTTGTAGAATCGGGTTTAGGAAATATTGCGATTAATGGCGTTGATTATGAATTAAAACCAGGGGTTTGTATAGCAGTAGAACCTGGGGAAGTTCACGAAGTCACCAATACAGGAAATACAAATTTAATCCTAACTTATTTTGGCTTACGCACCCCGTAG
- the wecB gene encoding non-hydrolyzing UDP-N-acetylglucosamine 2-epimerase, producing the protein MSNLKIRVSVVFGTRPEAIKLAPVIQQLKQNPGFEIQVILTGQHREMVSQVMTLFNLTADHDLNIMQPQQTLTNITCGSLQGLEDLFKQLNPHLILVQGDTTTAFAASLAAFYQKIPVGHVEAGLRTNDVFNPYPEEANRRLISQLTQLHFAPTIQAVQNLKNSGVLGEIHHTGNTVIDALLSVAQQQPKLHISELQNSPYRLILATVHRRENWGEPLQGIAEGFLQILNEFPDTALLLPLHRNPTVREPLTERLGNHPRVFLTEPLDYTELVAAIDCCYFVLTDSGGLQEEAPSLGKPVLVLRTTTERPEAVEAGTAKLVGTEAADIFTEASVLLKNETAYQNMANAINPFGDGHASERIINIIQGYF; encoded by the coding sequence ATGTCAAATCTAAAGATTCGAGTCAGTGTTGTTTTTGGAACTCGCCCCGAAGCGATTAAATTAGCGCCTGTAATTCAACAGTTAAAACAAAACCCAGGGTTTGAAATACAGGTGATTTTAACAGGTCAACATCGAGAAATGGTTTCCCAGGTGATGACATTATTTAATTTAACGGCCGATCACGATTTAAACATTATGCAACCGCAACAAACCTTAACTAATATTACCTGCGGAAGTTTACAAGGATTAGAAGATTTATTTAAACAATTAAATCCCCATTTAATATTAGTTCAAGGGGATACAACAACGGCTTTTGCTGCCAGTTTAGCCGCATTTTATCAAAAAATTCCAGTGGGTCACGTTGAAGCTGGATTACGCACCAATGATGTGTTTAATCCCTATCCTGAAGAAGCAAATCGGCGGTTAATTTCTCAGTTAACGCAATTGCATTTTGCCCCCACCATTCAAGCGGTTCAAAACCTAAAAAATTCTGGAGTTTTAGGAGAAATTCATCACACCGGAAATACAGTGATTGATGCGTTATTATCCGTTGCTCAACAACAACCTAAACTGCATATTTCCGAATTACAAAATAGTCCCTATCGGTTAATTTTAGCAACGGTTCATCGGCGGGAAAATTGGGGCGAACCGCTTCAGGGAATAGCAGAGGGATTCTTACAAATTCTGAATGAATTTCCCGATACAGCTTTATTGTTACCTCTCCATCGAAATCCAACGGTCAGAGAACCTTTAACCGAAAGATTAGGAAATCATCCCAGAGTCTTTTTAACAGAACCTTTGGATTATACCGAATTAGTGGCGGCGATTGATTGTTGTTATTTTGTATTAACAGATTCGGGAGGATTACAAGAGGAAGCACCGAGTTTAGGAAAACCTGTTTTAGTGTTAAGAACAACTACAGAACGTCCTGAAGCAGTGGAAGCAGGAACCGCTAAATTAGTAGGAACAGAAGCGGCGGATATTTTTACAGAGGCGAGTGTATTATTAAAGAATGAAACCGCCTATCAAAATATGGCAAATGCGATTAATCCCTTTGGGGATGGTCACGCTTCCGAACGGATTATTAATATTATTCAAGGGTATTTTTAG
- a CDS encoding ABC-ATPase domain-containing protein has translation MNTKEKLQRLLLDLDNRGYKAYKDILGTYEFPNFTLIIDYVQGDPFAAPSKFRVHIPSNIAGFPSELYRTQSREIALRDYLIREFDQTAREISSPRGTGKSGMIAVTKMGQEILERTSASLITITPPSPKPIIVENQALQRARPTLSTPEKGIEIRFFVGLPARGRNILGRQAAMMICDDIPAIVDRALRYQNLDGETIKRHVEIAEDADYLREQLAEKDLVAFIANGAILPRRSGVDSRPLADNVIAFQSPKSLEVEFNCPNQGTIKGMGITKGITLIVGGGYHGKSTLLKAIELGVYNHIPGDGREFVITNPSAVKIRAEDGRSVAGVDISAFINQLPQGRSTREFSTENASGSTSQAANIMEALEALVLAKKPESSSIPAVLLVDEDTAATNFMIRDRRMQELIAKDQEPITPFIDKVQQLYTDYSVSTILVMGGSGDYFDVANTIIAMENFQALELTAKAKEIARQYSTGRTLEGGKTFGMIRPRIPISESLDPSRGRWDVRIKVRDLDEVLFGTEDIDVSAVEQIVSKDQLRAIAAAMVYAKQNYIDGEKTLPQILDVVMQDISTKGLDIITPFPQGDLAIFRRFELAAAINRIRTLEVKQF, from the coding sequence ATGAATACTAAAGAAAAACTACAACGGCTATTATTAGATCTCGATAATCGAGGTTATAAAGCTTATAAAGATATTTTAGGGACTTATGAATTCCCCAATTTTACCTTAATTATTGATTACGTTCAAGGCGATCCTTTTGCAGCACCGAGTAAATTTCGGGTTCATATTCCCTCTAATATAGCCGGATTTCCCTCGGAATTATACCGTACTCAAAGCCGTGAAATTGCCCTAAGAGATTACCTAATTCGTGAATTTGACCAGACTGCAAGAGAGATTAGTAGCCCTAGAGGAACGGGCAAAAGTGGGATGATTGCAGTGACAAAAATGGGTCAGGAAATCTTAGAACGAACATCGGCTTCATTAATTACAATAACTCCCCCTTCTCCTAAACCCATTATTGTTGAAAACCAAGCCTTACAACGCGCTCGTCCAACACTTTCAACCCCAGAAAAAGGCATTGAAATTCGCTTTTTTGTCGGACTTCCAGCACGGGGACGGAATATTTTAGGTCGTCAAGCCGCGATGATGATTTGTGATGATATTCCGGCAATTGTAGACCGAGCTTTACGATATCAAAATTTGGATGGGGAAACCATTAAACGTCACGTTGAAATCGCTGAAGATGCGGATTATTTACGAGAACAATTAGCCGAAAAAGATTTAGTTGCTTTTATTGCAAACGGCGCAATTTTACCCCGTCGGAGTGGTGTTGATAGCCGTCCTTTAGCAGACAATGTGATTGCATTTCAATCTCCAAAATCCTTAGAAGTCGAGTTTAATTGTCCCAACCAAGGTACAATTAAAGGTATGGGAATTACCAAAGGAATTACATTAATTGTAGGAGGCGGTTATCATGGAAAATCGACGTTATTAAAGGCAATTGAATTAGGAGTTTATAATCATATTCCGGGGGATGGTCGGGAATTTGTGATTACCAATCCATCGGCGGTCAAAATTCGGGCTGAGGATGGTCGCAGTGTTGCAGGAGTTGATATTTCTGCGTTTATTAATCAACTCCCTCAAGGTCGTTCAACTAGAGAATTTTCTACGGAAAATGCCAGTGGAAGTACCTCCCAAGCTGCTAATATTATGGAGGCATTAGAGGCATTAGTTTTAGCCAAAAAACCGGAATCTTCCTCTATTCCTGCGGTGTTATTAGTGGATGAAGATACGGCGGCAACAAACTTTATGATCCGCGATCGCCGAATGCAAGAATTAATTGCCAAAGATCAAGAACCTATTACCCCTTTTATTGATAAAGTGCAACAACTTTATACCGATTATTCTGTGTCTACAATTTTAGTGATGGGAGGAAGTGGCGACTATTTTGATGTCGCTAATACTATAATTGCAATGGAGAACTTTCAGGCGCTAGAATTAACCGCAAAAGCCAAAGAAATCGCCCGTCAATATAGCACAGGTCGCACCTTAGAAGGGGGTAAAACATTTGGGATGATTCGCCCTCGAATTCCGATTTCTGAAAGCTTAGATCCCAGTCGTGGACGTTGGGATGTGCGGATTAAAGTTCGAGATCTGGATGAGGTGTTATTTGGAACAGAAGATATTGATGTTTCTGCGGTAGAACAAATTGTTTCTAAAGATCAATTACGAGCGATCGCTGCCGCAATGGTTTATGCTAAACAAAACTATATTGATGGAGAGAAAACTTTACCTCAAATTTTAGATGTCGTTATGCAGGATATTTCCACAAAAGGGTTAGATATAATTACCCCATTTCCCCAGGGAGATTTAGCAATATTCAGACGGTTTGAATTAGCTGCGGCGATTAACAGAATTAGAACGTTAGAAGTGAAACAATTTTAA